From a single Capsicum annuum cultivar UCD-10X-F1 chromosome 12, UCD10Xv1.1, whole genome shotgun sequence genomic region:
- the LOC107849442 gene encoding golgin candidate 5-like — MKMMETALQGVARQAQAKADEIAKLKNENEQLKAVIEDLRRKSNDADESLREEYHRKVFALERKVYALTKERDTLRREQNKKSDAAALL; from the exons ATGAAAATGATGGAAACTGCATTACAAGGAGTTGCTAGACAAGCTCAG GCAAAAGCTGATGAAATTGCGAAGTTGAAGAATGAAAACGAGCAATTGAAGGCTGTCATTGAGGATCTGAGA AGGAAGTCCAATGATGCAGACGAATCTCTGCGAGAAGAGTACCATCGAAAAGTTTTTGCTCTTGAGAGGAAG gTTTATGCTCTCACCAAAGAAAGGGATACACTTCGCAGGGAACAGAATAAGAAAAGTGATGCTGCAGCTCTTCTATAA